A region from the Actinoplanes sp. OR16 genome encodes:
- a CDS encoding allantoate amidohydrolase produces the protein MSAFTDLWSEIAPIGRAESGGYLRYALSEPELTLRDWFRTQAARRDMLVTDDGNGNLFAWRGEPWTPGTVLTGSHFDSVPHGGGYDGPLGIVSAFLAADLVDPSRRNIAVAAFCEEEGGRFGVPCLGSRLLTGAIAPEKAAALQDRDGVSFGEALGRTPAGQDARVSGLKAFVELHIEQGRALETPVGVASAIWPHGRWRMDFGGVADHAGTTRMTDRHDPMLTFAFTVLAANKEARLSGAHATVGRVQVEPNATNAIPSLVRGWLDARAADTGTLDQLVESLVKKVNERAGRDGTTLEVTPESVTAEVAFDEALAQRLSRVLGDAPILPTGAGHDAGVLSAHVPTAMLFVRNPTGVSHSPAEYASDEDCEAGISALAAILGDLA, from the coding sequence ATGAGCGCCTTCACCGATCTCTGGAGCGAGATCGCCCCGATCGGCCGGGCGGAGAGCGGCGGTTACCTGCGGTACGCGCTCTCCGAGCCGGAGCTGACGCTGCGCGACTGGTTCCGCACGCAGGCCGCGCGAAGAGACATGCTGGTCACCGACGACGGCAATGGGAACCTCTTCGCATGGCGGGGCGAACCGTGGACGCCGGGCACGGTGCTCACCGGATCACATTTCGATTCGGTGCCGCACGGCGGCGGGTACGACGGGCCGCTCGGCATCGTGAGCGCCTTCCTCGCGGCGGATCTCGTCGATCCGAGCCGCCGGAACATCGCCGTCGCTGCCTTCTGTGAGGAGGAGGGCGGGCGTTTCGGCGTACCGTGCCTGGGGTCTCGTCTCCTGACCGGCGCGATCGCGCCCGAGAAGGCCGCCGCCCTCCAAGATCGCGATGGCGTCTCCTTCGGTGAAGCGCTGGGTCGGACGCCCGCGGGTCAGGATGCCCGGGTCAGCGGCCTCAAGGCCTTCGTCGAGCTGCACATCGAGCAGGGGCGTGCGCTGGAGACACCGGTGGGCGTCGCGTCCGCGATCTGGCCGCACGGGCGCTGGCGGATGGACTTCGGCGGCGTCGCCGACCACGCGGGCACCACCCGGATGACCGACCGGCACGACCCGATGCTGACCTTCGCCTTCACCGTGCTCGCGGCGAACAAGGAGGCCCGGCTGTCCGGCGCGCACGCCACGGTGGGCCGGGTGCAGGTCGAGCCGAACGCTACGAATGCCATCCCGTCGCTGGTCCGGGGCTGGCTCGACGCCCGCGCCGCCGACACCGGGACGCTCGATCAGCTGGTCGAGTCGCTGGTGAAGAAGGTGAACGAGCGGGCCGGCCGGGACGGCACCACGCTGGAGGTGACGCCGGAGTCGGTGACCGCGGAGGTCGCCTTCGACGAGGCTCTGGCACAGCGGCTGTCGCGGGTCCTGGGTGACGCCCCGATTCTGCCGACCGGGGCCGGGCACGACGCCGGGGTGCTGTCGGCGCACGTGCCGACCGCGATGCTCTTCGTCCGCAACCCGACCGGGGTGTCGCACTCCCCCGCTGAGTACGCCTCTGATGAGGATTGCGAGGCCGGGATCTCGGCATTGGCGGCGATCTTGGGGGATTTGGCGTGA
- the hutU gene encoding urocanate hydratase produces MSEIRSPRGTTYTAQGWPQEAAKRMLMNNLDPDVAERPQDLVVYGGTGRAARDWPSFHAIIRELDVLKGDETLLVQSGKPVGVLRTHEWAPRVLIANSNLVGDWANWPEFRRLEHLGLTMYGQMTAGSWIYIGTQGILQGTYETFAAVAAKRFQGDLAGTLTLTGGCGGMGGAQPLAVTMNGGVCLIVDVDRTRLQRRVDTRYLDVVADDLDQAIELALQAKRDRKALSVGVVGNAALVFPELLTRGVEIDIVTDQTSAHDPLSYLPVGVEVEDAAEYARTKPEEFTDRSRASMAKQVAAMVGFMDAGAEVFDYGNSIRGEAQLAGYNRAFDFPGFVPAYIRPLFAEGKGPFRWAALSGDPADIAATDKAVLDLFPENEPLARWIKMAGERVAFQGLPARICWLGYGERDKAGVRFNDMVAKGEVSAPIVIGRDHLDSGSVASPYRETEAMLDGSDAIADWPLLNALVNTASGASWVSIHHGGGVGIGRSIHAGQVCVADGTALAGQKIERVLTNDPAMGVLRHVDAGYSSDASGGVHIPMAR; encoded by the coding sequence ATGTCCGAGATTCGCTCGCCGCGCGGTACGACGTACACGGCACAGGGTTGGCCGCAGGAAGCCGCCAAGCGCATGCTGATGAACAACCTCGACCCGGACGTGGCCGAAAGGCCGCAAGATCTGGTGGTGTACGGCGGGACCGGCCGGGCCGCCCGCGACTGGCCGTCCTTCCACGCGATCATCCGTGAGCTGGACGTGCTGAAGGGCGACGAGACGCTGCTCGTGCAGTCCGGGAAGCCGGTCGGTGTGCTGCGCACCCACGAGTGGGCGCCGCGGGTGCTGATCGCCAACTCCAACCTGGTCGGCGACTGGGCGAACTGGCCCGAGTTCCGCCGCCTGGAGCATCTGGGCCTGACCATGTACGGCCAGATGACGGCCGGCTCCTGGATCTACATCGGCACCCAGGGGATCCTGCAGGGGACGTACGAGACGTTCGCCGCCGTGGCGGCCAAGCGCTTCCAGGGTGACCTGGCCGGCACCCTCACGCTGACCGGCGGCTGCGGCGGCATGGGTGGCGCTCAGCCGCTGGCCGTCACGATGAACGGCGGCGTCTGCCTGATCGTCGACGTGGACCGGACGCGGCTGCAGCGCCGGGTCGACACCCGCTACCTGGACGTCGTCGCCGACGACCTGGACCAGGCGATCGAGCTCGCCCTGCAGGCCAAGCGCGACCGCAAGGCACTGAGCGTCGGCGTCGTCGGCAACGCCGCCCTGGTCTTCCCCGAGCTGCTCACTCGAGGCGTCGAGATCGACATCGTGACCGACCAGACCAGCGCCCACGACCCGCTGTCGTACCTGCCGGTGGGCGTGGAGGTGGAGGACGCCGCCGAGTACGCGCGGACCAAGCCGGAGGAGTTCACCGACCGGTCCCGGGCCAGCATGGCGAAGCAGGTCGCCGCGATGGTCGGGTTCATGGACGCCGGCGCCGAGGTGTTCGACTACGGCAACTCGATCCGCGGCGAGGCGCAGCTGGCCGGGTACAACCGGGCGTTCGACTTCCCGGGGTTCGTGCCGGCGTACATCCGCCCGCTCTTCGCCGAGGGCAAGGGCCCGTTCCGCTGGGCCGCGCTCTCCGGCGACCCGGCCGACATCGCCGCCACCGACAAGGCAGTGCTCGACCTCTTCCCGGAGAACGAGCCGCTCGCGCGCTGGATCAAGATGGCCGGCGAGCGGGTCGCGTTCCAGGGGCTGCCCGCCCGGATCTGCTGGCTCGGGTACGGCGAACGCGACAAGGCCGGCGTCCGGTTCAACGACATGGTCGCCAAGGGTGAGGTCAGCGCGCCGATCGTGATCGGCCGGGACCACCTGGACTCCGGGTCGGTGGCGTCGCCGTACCGGGAGACCGAGGCGATGCTCGACGGCTCCGACGCGATCGCCGACTGGCCGCTGCTGAACGCGCTGGTCAACACGGCGAGCGGGGCCAGCTGGGTCTCCATTCACCACGGCGGTGGCGTGGGCATCGGCCGCAGCATCCACGCCGGTCAGGTCTGCGTCGCGGACGGCACGGCGCTGGCCGGTCAGAAGATCGAGCGGGTGCTGACGAACGACCCGGCCATGGGCGTCCTGCGGCACGTCGACGCCGGTTATTCGTCGGACGCTTCGGGTGGCGTTCACATCCCGATGGCCCGATGA
- a CDS encoding MurR/RpiR family transcriptional regulator, with translation MNDGVVKLFQGARLTPTQRRIAHSLVEHGSKAAYLSAAEVAELAGVSQPSVTRFAMALGYSGYPALRRELRTVTAGEPAEPAGRNAMQRAVAAETDHLRRLGEQLDRLDDVRAAAELLIASRPLPVLGLRAAAPLAAYFGYFAAKAFPDVRVLDGGGTGLLDRLDQARAAGAGAMLAIVLPRYPRETVEAVREAKAAGLAIVAITDSAVSPVAESADVVLPAAVGTQLVFDLHTGPMAMAMVLLQAMCDAAPEPVQRRLEEFEATAAQRHIFLA, from the coding sequence GTGAATGACGGAGTAGTCAAGCTCTTTCAAGGGGCACGGCTCACCCCGACTCAGCGACGGATCGCGCACAGCCTCGTCGAGCACGGGTCGAAGGCGGCTTACCTGTCCGCGGCCGAGGTGGCCGAGCTGGCCGGGGTCAGTCAGCCGTCGGTGACGCGGTTCGCCATGGCGCTCGGCTACTCCGGATATCCGGCGCTGCGGCGTGAGCTGCGGACGGTGACCGCGGGCGAACCCGCCGAGCCGGCCGGGCGGAACGCCATGCAGCGGGCCGTGGCGGCGGAGACCGATCACCTGCGGCGGCTCGGTGAGCAGCTGGACCGGCTCGACGACGTACGAGCGGCAGCCGAACTGCTGATCGCGAGCCGGCCGCTTCCGGTGCTGGGGCTGCGGGCCGCCGCGCCGCTGGCGGCGTACTTCGGCTACTTCGCCGCGAAGGCGTTCCCGGACGTGCGGGTGCTCGACGGCGGTGGGACCGGACTGCTGGACCGGCTCGATCAGGCCCGCGCGGCCGGCGCCGGTGCGATGCTGGCGATCGTGCTGCCGCGCTATCCGCGCGAGACTGTGGAGGCGGTCCGTGAGGCGAAGGCCGCGGGCCTCGCGATCGTGGCCATCACCGACTCGGCGGTCAGCCCGGTCGCCGAGTCGGCCGACGTGGTGCTGCCCGCGGCGGTCGGCACCCAGCTCGTCTTCGACCTGCACACCGGCCCGATGGCGATGGCCATGGTGCTGCTGCAGGCGATGTGCGACGCCGCGCCCGAACCGGTGCAGCGCCGCCTGGAGGAGTTCGAAGCGACAGCCGCGCAGCGGCACATCTTTCTGGCGTGA
- a CDS encoding expansin EXLX1 family cellulose-binding protein produces MSAHRSPFPIRWLAAGGAAVVAGIIGVALVLQTGGSACAAPPSTTAKSGKATFYDLAGTSGNCSFEVPADDLYVALGPAQYSEGASCGAYLDVTGPKGKVRVKVFDSCPECAAGHLDLSRTAFKKIGAEVDGIIPIKYKLVTNPSVPGPISVRIKEGASQYWFAARIDNHANLLSSVQVASAGRSFTKAHRTDFNYWLIDSGAGPGPFKIKITDVYGKTSTVSSIKMSPGSVQKTSVRASSASSSSSSSSSSSSSSSSSSSSSSSSSSSSKKAASASAKAKPSASAASKKSSPSPSAPNPSSASPLLESATTGPAADTAVAGPAVDLAAAEKAPTC; encoded by the coding sequence GTGAGTGCCCATCGAAGCCCGTTCCCCATCCGATGGCTCGCCGCCGGCGGCGCCGCCGTGGTCGCCGGAATCATCGGTGTCGCCCTGGTCCTGCAGACGGGTGGTTCCGCGTGCGCCGCGCCGCCGAGCACGACGGCGAAGTCCGGCAAGGCCACCTTCTACGACCTGGCCGGCACCTCCGGCAACTGCTCGTTCGAGGTGCCCGCCGACGACCTCTATGTGGCGCTCGGTCCCGCGCAGTATTCGGAGGGCGCGTCGTGCGGCGCCTACCTCGACGTCACCGGCCCCAAGGGCAAGGTTCGCGTCAAGGTCTTCGACTCCTGTCCCGAGTGCGCCGCCGGTCACCTCGACCTGAGCCGCACCGCGTTCAAGAAGATCGGCGCCGAGGTCGACGGCATCATCCCGATCAAGTACAAGCTGGTCACGAACCCGTCCGTTCCCGGCCCGATCAGCGTCCGGATCAAGGAGGGCGCGTCGCAGTACTGGTTCGCCGCGCGCATCGACAACCACGCCAATCTGCTCTCGTCGGTGCAGGTGGCGAGCGCCGGCCGGAGTTTCACCAAGGCCCACCGGACCGATTTCAACTACTGGTTGATCGACAGCGGCGCGGGTCCGGGTCCATTCAAGATCAAAATCACTGATGTGTACGGGAAGACCAGCACGGTGTCCAGCATCAAGATGAGCCCCGGGTCGGTGCAGAAGACGAGCGTCCGGGCTTCGTCGGCATCGTCCTCGTCTTCGTCGTCCTCTTCGTCGTCATCATCGTCCTCTTCGTCGTCATCTTCGTCATCTTCGTCCTCTTCGTCATCGAAGAAGGCAGCGTCGGCGTCAGCCAAGGCCAAGCCGTCCGCCTCCGCCGCCTCGAAGAAGTCGTCCCCGAGCCCGTCGGCCCCGAACCCGTCGTCGGCATCCCCGCTGCTGGAGTCCGCGACGACCGGCCCGGCAGCCGACACCGCCGTAGCCGGCCCGGCGGTCGATCTGGCCGCGGCCGAAAAAGCCCCCACCTGCTGA
- a CDS encoding MOSC domain-containing protein, producing the protein MRIAGLHTYPVKGCHRLDHDEAGVEPQGLTGDRRWMIVDAEGVGITQRDTPRLTQLTALTRDGGLILSTDGLPPLDIDEPHAGDKISVRVFKNKPTVPARAAESAWVSEFLGRDARLVWQADPTGRAVDGYALPDDRVSLADGYPVLLANTASLDAVNDWLTEGGDEPVPMHRFRPNIVVTGAEPWAEDGWLGRRLRIGEMTFRAAKACARCRVTTIDQETGDTGRQPLHVLGKHRRVEGKLMFAINLIPDLTAGETGRIRTGDTVNVVEE; encoded by the coding sequence ATGCGGATAGCGGGGCTTCACACGTACCCGGTCAAGGGTTGTCATCGGCTGGACCACGACGAAGCCGGTGTCGAACCGCAAGGCCTGACCGGTGACCGGCGGTGGATGATCGTCGATGCCGAAGGCGTCGGGATCACCCAGCGTGACACGCCCCGCCTCACCCAGCTCACTGCCCTGACGCGCGATGGCGGGCTCATCCTGAGCACGGACGGACTGCCGCCACTCGACATCGACGAACCGCACGCGGGCGACAAGATCTCGGTCCGGGTCTTCAAGAACAAGCCGACGGTCCCGGCGCGAGCTGCGGAGAGCGCTTGGGTCAGCGAATTCCTCGGCCGCGACGCCCGGCTCGTCTGGCAGGCCGACCCGACAGGCCGCGCGGTGGACGGCTACGCACTGCCGGACGACCGGGTCAGCCTCGCCGATGGCTACCCAGTGCTGCTGGCGAACACGGCGTCACTCGACGCAGTCAACGACTGGCTGACCGAGGGTGGCGACGAGCCGGTGCCGATGCACCGGTTCCGGCCCAACATCGTGGTGACCGGCGCGGAACCCTGGGCCGAGGACGGCTGGCTCGGCCGCCGGCTGCGCATCGGCGAGATGACGTTCCGGGCGGCGAAGGCCTGCGCCCGCTGCCGGGTCACCACGATCGACCAGGAGACCGGTGACACGGGACGGCAGCCGCTGCACGTTCTGGGCAAGCACCGGCGCGTCGAAGGCAAGCTGATGTTCGCGATCAACCTGATCCCCGACCTGACCGCCGGTGAGACTGGTCGAATTCGGACAGGTGACACCGTGAATGTCGTAGAAGAGTGA
- the bcp gene encoding thioredoxin-dependent thiol peroxidase: protein MTDNVRLAAGDAAPDFTLPTDNGDSLTLKDLRGRKVVLYAYPAAMTPGCTKQACDFRDNLASLQAAGYEVVGISPDKPAKLAKFREHDAITFPLVSDEDKSVLTAYGAFGEKQLYGKTVIGVIRSTFVIDENGLIERALYNVKATGHVAKLRRDLGLD, encoded by the coding sequence ATGACTGACAACGTGCGCCTTGCCGCCGGCGACGCCGCGCCCGATTTCACCCTGCCCACCGACAACGGCGACAGCCTCACGCTGAAGGATCTGCGGGGGCGCAAGGTCGTTCTGTACGCGTACCCCGCCGCCATGACGCCCGGCTGCACCAAGCAGGCCTGCGACTTCCGGGACAACCTGGCGTCGCTGCAGGCCGCCGGGTACGAAGTGGTCGGCATCTCCCCCGACAAGCCCGCCAAGCTGGCGAAGTTCCGCGAGCACGACGCCATCACGTTCCCGCTGGTCAGCGACGAGGACAAGAGTGTGCTGACGGCGTACGGCGCGTTCGGCGAGAAGCAGCTCTACGGCAAGACCGTGATCGGCGTGATCCGGTCCACCTTCGTCATCGACGAGAACGGGCTGATCGAGCGGGCCCTCTACAACGTGAAGGCGACCGGCCACGTGGCCAAGCTGCGCCGCGACCTCGGTCTCGACTGA
- a CDS encoding S-adenosylmethionine decarboxylase family protein — translation MTDIRPLDDEETLATFMRDLVTRIGMTVIAGPLVATEGGPPEKSGKSAVVILAESHAAVHTYPHLREVLVNVFSCKPFREADVLAEFRRLVGDFEITERAFSRRGEEWPRDLTAARELWSGQRAAA, via the coding sequence GTGACCGACATCCGGCCCCTGGACGACGAAGAGACGCTCGCCACCTTCATGCGCGATCTCGTCACCCGCATCGGCATGACCGTGATCGCCGGGCCGCTGGTCGCCACCGAGGGCGGCCCGCCGGAGAAGTCCGGCAAATCCGCAGTGGTGATCCTCGCCGAGTCGCACGCCGCCGTGCACACCTACCCGCACCTGCGGGAGGTCCTCGTCAACGTCTTCTCCTGCAAGCCGTTCCGCGAAGCCGACGTGCTCGCCGAGTTCCGCCGCCTCGTCGGCGACTTCGAGATCACCGAGCGCGCCTTCTCCCGCCGCGGCGAGGAGTGGCCGCGCGACCTCACCGCCGCGCGGGAGCTCTGGAGCGGACAGCGAGCCGCAGCCTGA
- a CDS encoding Asp23/Gls24 family envelope stress response protein: protein MSEAVSGTTSVSSEVVEKIAVAAARAVPGVADLGGDTARFVNTMLDKVGLTEVGDASRGVSAKIADGNVTVSVVLVLEAGRVVAEVTSEVQRKVTEALTGYGLKVLAVNVNVDDIAGV, encoded by the coding sequence ATGAGCGAGGCCGTGAGCGGGACCACCAGCGTCTCCAGCGAGGTCGTCGAGAAGATCGCCGTGGCGGCCGCCCGCGCGGTGCCGGGCGTCGCGGACCTGGGCGGCGACACGGCCCGGTTCGTCAACACCATGCTCGACAAGGTCGGCCTGACCGAGGTCGGCGACGCGAGCCGCGGCGTCTCCGCGAAGATCGCCGACGGCAACGTGACGGTCAGCGTGGTGCTGGTCCTCGAAGCCGGCCGGGTGGTCGCCGAGGTGACCAGCGAGGTGCAGCGGAAGGTGACCGAGGCGCTGACCGGTTACGGCCTCAAGGTGCTAGCGGTCAACGTCAACGTCGACGACATCGCGGGCGTCTGA
- a CDS encoding thioredoxin domain-containing protein, with protein sequence MSKGRRDRTVKAREIIAQQKAAERRRKVTLWTSVAVVLVLFVAGLVGYSVMSRQNAGKLVTPASAVDDGTAFALGTGPVTVDVYEDFMCPACGNFESASGEKLQNLAEAGTITLRIHPVSILDRFSNGTEYSTRSAAAAAAAAEAGKFLEFHNVLYENQPEENSDGLTNEKIIELAKSVGLTSETFVNAVNEGTYETWATQATEKFSDRYTGTPTIVVNGVQLTGPDDTVPTTDLLTQTIEKAAG encoded by the coding sequence ATGAGTAAGGGTAGGCGGGACCGGACCGTCAAGGCTCGCGAGATCATCGCGCAGCAGAAGGCCGCCGAGCGGCGGCGCAAGGTGACGCTCTGGACCTCGGTCGCTGTCGTCCTCGTGCTCTTCGTCGCGGGTCTGGTCGGCTACTCCGTGATGTCCCGGCAGAACGCCGGCAAGCTGGTCACCCCGGCCTCGGCGGTCGACGACGGCACCGCGTTCGCCCTGGGCACCGGCCCGGTGACGGTCGACGTCTACGAGGACTTCATGTGCCCGGCCTGCGGGAACTTCGAGTCGGCCAGCGGTGAGAAGCTGCAGAACCTGGCCGAGGCCGGCACGATCACGCTGCGGATCCACCCGGTCTCGATCCTGGACCGGTTCTCCAACGGGACGGAGTACTCGACGCGCTCGGCCGCCGCCGCGGCCGCCGCCGCCGAGGCGGGCAAGTTCCTCGAGTTCCACAACGTCCTCTACGAGAACCAGCCGGAGGAGAACAGCGACGGCCTGACCAACGAGAAGATCATCGAGCTGGCGAAGTCGGTGGGCCTGACCAGCGAGACTTTCGTGAACGCGGTGAACGAGGGAACCTACGAGACGTGGGCGACCCAGGCGACCGAAAAATTCTCCGACCGCTACACCGGCACGCCGACGATCGTGGTGAACGGCGTTCAGCTGACCGGGCCGGACGACACCGTCCCGACCACCGACCTGCTCACCCAGACCATCGAGAAGGCGGCCGGGTGA
- a CDS encoding MauE/DoxX family redox-associated membrane protein — protein MERTWPWISTVARLALAAVFLIAGGLKVGDLNESARAVKAYQLTSYDTAKIIGAAQPFLEIALGLLLLAGIATRLVAGISAVLLVIFIAGIVSAWARGLQIDCGCFSSGGELAAGRDTAYGLDILRDVAFLALAGILLWKPRSRYSADNVLMGVGR, from the coding sequence ATGGAGAGAACCTGGCCGTGGATCTCCACGGTGGCTCGGCTCGCCCTGGCGGCGGTGTTCCTGATCGCCGGCGGGCTGAAGGTCGGAGATCTGAACGAATCGGCCCGCGCGGTCAAGGCGTACCAGCTCACGTCCTACGACACTGCCAAGATCATCGGCGCGGCCCAGCCGTTCCTGGAGATCGCGCTCGGCCTGCTGCTTCTGGCCGGGATCGCGACCCGGCTCGTCGCCGGCATCTCGGCGGTCCTGCTGGTGATCTTCATCGCCGGCATCGTGTCGGCCTGGGCGCGTGGCCTGCAGATCGACTGCGGGTGCTTCAGCTCCGGCGGCGAGCTGGCGGCCGGCCGGGACACCGCGTACGGCCTGGACATCCTGCGCGACGTCGCGTTCCTCGCGCTGGCCGGAATCCTGCTGTGGAAGCCGCGATCCCGGTACTCCGCCGATAACGTTCTCATGGGGGTTGGTCGATGA
- a CDS encoding sigma-70 family RNA polymerase sigma factor, which yields MTAGEQETDETTALALAARDGDPAAQAAFVRATQTEVWRFTAALIDPGAADDLTQETYLRAFRALDTFAGRSSVRTWLLGIARRTCADHLRAVVRRRRLDARLAAQAVTELPAPDPAHRLSSADLLSRLSDERRTAFVLTQVLGLSYAEAADVEDVPVGTIRSRVARARDELITAVSQAQAS from the coding sequence GTGACGGCTGGTGAGCAGGAGACGGACGAGACCACCGCGCTGGCTCTGGCCGCCCGAGACGGTGATCCTGCCGCGCAAGCCGCGTTCGTGCGTGCCACGCAGACCGAGGTATGGCGTTTCACCGCCGCCCTGATCGACCCGGGCGCCGCCGACGACCTCACCCAGGAGACCTACCTGCGGGCGTTCCGCGCTCTCGACACGTTCGCCGGGCGGTCCAGCGTGCGTACCTGGCTGCTCGGCATCGCCCGCCGGACCTGCGCCGATCACCTGCGCGCGGTGGTGCGCCGGCGCCGGCTCGACGCCCGGCTGGCCGCTCAGGCCGTCACCGAGCTGCCCGCCCCCGATCCGGCACACCGCCTGAGCAGCGCAGATCTTCTGAGTCGTCTGAGCGATGAGCGCCGGACGGCCTTCGTTCTGACTCAAGTGCTCGGTCTTTCGTACGCCGAAGCCGCCGATGTCGAGGACGTCCCGGTCGGCACGATCCGCTCCCGGGTGGCGCGTGCGCGTGATGAGCTGATCACAGCGGTCTCCCAGGCACAAGCCAGCTGA
- a CDS encoding copper resistance protein CopC — translation MTDRRRVLAVLAGLLLGFFGTLLAATPALAHAVLSGSDPGNGTIVPDAPNRVTLTFSESVQLVPGKIRVIAPDGSQADQGDPTVSGAEVTIPLRSGGGRGTYLVSYRVISADSHPVAGTITYSVGAASTPPSAAEEEVKVDPVVRALIPVAKYLGYVGLVFLVGPVLVLALLWPQRLSRRGPGRLIWTGIGLVAGSTLLSIYLQAPYTLGTSLFDVRVSDLRDVLGSTFGAVMLVRLGVVIAAAFLLRPLLSGPKNGESKLDLALLGVLGVAALATWPLTGHPTASPVAGVSVVIDAIHLAAMAVWLGGLVMLFAFLLPQANGRELGAILPIWSRWAATAVGALIFAGVVQALIEVSTLDGLINSTYGRLILVKVALAAIVIGVAAYSRKLVKDRSAEEHPGPLRRIVFAELAITAVVLGVTAALVQIAPPRTAEAAETGAASTTVTQTLTSDKMALQVDVFPAAVGNNSIHLYAYTPDNKPLPVVEWKATAALEAKGIEPIEIPLLRITDFHAIGDIALPQAGDWTFKFTARTSEIDQSSFSTTVTVK, via the coding sequence TTGACTGACCGACGCCGAGTGCTGGCCGTGCTGGCCGGACTGCTGCTCGGATTCTTCGGGACGCTGCTGGCCGCGACGCCGGCGCTCGCTCACGCGGTTCTGTCCGGCAGCGACCCGGGCAACGGCACCATCGTGCCGGACGCGCCGAACAGGGTGACGCTCACGTTCAGTGAATCCGTGCAGCTGGTCCCCGGCAAGATCCGGGTGATCGCCCCGGACGGCTCCCAGGCCGACCAGGGCGACCCCACCGTCAGCGGCGCCGAGGTGACGATCCCGCTGCGGTCGGGCGGCGGACGCGGCACGTACCTGGTGAGTTATCGCGTGATCTCGGCGGACAGTCACCCGGTGGCCGGGACGATCACCTACTCGGTCGGCGCGGCCTCCACACCGCCGTCCGCCGCCGAGGAGGAGGTGAAGGTCGATCCGGTGGTCCGGGCGCTGATCCCGGTGGCCAAATATCTGGGGTACGTCGGACTCGTGTTCCTGGTCGGCCCGGTGCTGGTCCTCGCGCTGCTCTGGCCGCAGCGGCTGAGCCGGCGCGGGCCGGGACGCCTGATCTGGACCGGCATCGGCCTGGTCGCCGGCAGCACCCTGCTCAGCATCTACCTCCAGGCTCCTTACACCCTCGGGACCTCTCTCTTCGATGTACGGGTGAGTGACCTGCGGGACGTGCTGGGCAGCACCTTCGGGGCGGTCATGCTGGTCCGTCTCGGTGTGGTGATCGCCGCCGCCTTCCTGCTGCGCCCGCTGCTGAGCGGCCCGAAGAACGGCGAGTCGAAGCTCGATCTCGCCCTGCTCGGCGTTCTCGGCGTGGCCGCCCTGGCGACCTGGCCGCTCACCGGTCACCCGACCGCCTCCCCGGTGGCCGGCGTCTCCGTGGTGATCGACGCCATCCACCTGGCCGCGATGGCGGTCTGGCTCGGCGGTCTGGTGATGCTCTTCGCGTTCCTGCTGCCCCAGGCGAACGGCCGCGAGCTCGGCGCGATCCTGCCGATCTGGTCGCGCTGGGCGGCCACCGCGGTCGGCGCGCTGATCTTCGCGGGTGTGGTCCAGGCGCTCATCGAGGTGTCGACGCTGGACGGGCTGATCAACAGCACGTACGGCCGGCTCATCCTGGTGAAGGTCGCGCTCGCGGCGATCGTGATCGGCGTGGCGGCGTACTCCCGCAAGCTGGTCAAGGACCGCAGCGCCGAGGAACACCCCGGCCCGCTGCGCCGGATCGTCTTCGCCGAGCTGGCCATCACCGCGGTGGTCCTCGGCGTGACGGCGGCGCTCGTGCAGATCGCGCCGCCGCGGACCGCCGAGGCGGCCGAGACCGGCGCCGCCAGCACCACCGTCACCCAGACGCTGACCTCGGACAAGATGGCGCTGCAGGTCGATGTCTTCCCGGCGGCGGTCGGGAACAACTCGATCCACCTGTACGCCTACACCCCGGACAACAAGCCGCTCCCGGTCGTGGAGTGGAAGGCGACGGCGGCGCTGGAGGCGAAGGGGATCGAGCCGATCGAGATCCCGCTGCTGCGGATCACCGACTTCCACGCGATCGGTGACATCGCGCTGCCGCAAGCGGGGGACTGGACGTTCAAGTTCACCGCCCGGACCAGCGAGATCGACCAGTCCTCCTTCTCCACGACGGTGACCGTTAAATAA